The Rhodothermaceae bacterium genome contains the following window.
TAGCTCCGCAATGAACCACAAGATCGTCTTGGACTATTGAATGGGGAACATGCGGCCTAATATCTCCCTGAATAGGGCCCTCTACTAGTTTTAGGAAAATCGATACAATGAACCAGTTGGTGGCTGGAGCGTCCCACGGTGGTTGATATCAATTCCTCAACAACAACTTTAAAATGGCCGGATTATCCGAAAATCATGTTCCTGAAATCACAGTGCAGGAACTCAAACATCTCATCGACAAGGATGAGCAACCCTTTATTCTTGATGTTCGGGAAGAATGGGAATATTCGACTGTGAATCTGGGCGGACACCTGATTCCCCTAAAACAACTTTCGGATCGATTGGATGAACTTGAACCGCACCGGAAAGACAATATGATTGTAGTTCATTGTCGGTCTGGAGGTCGATCAGCCCAGGCGGTCAGGTTCCTGCACGCTGCCGGTCTCACAAATACGAAGAATCTCCGCGGAGGTACTCTCGCGTGGAGCAAAGAAATTGACTCAAGTTATCCAACCTATTAAGTCTTCTAAAACTGCGACACCAATCCATGTAATTACAGGCCCTACCGCAACGGGTAAGACGGCCCTGGGCTTGAGATTGGCTCAAGCTCTGGATGGTGAAATTATTTCTGCTGACAGCCGCCAGATCTATAAGGAACTCACGATAGGTTCGGCAAAGCCCACCGCCGATGAATTAGCGCAGGTTCCCCATCACTTCGTTAACGAATTAAATCTTGGTGAACCATATTCTGCCGGCTTATTTGCCGAACAGGCCTCTGTACGTATTGACGAGGTTTTAGCACGCGGCCGTGTGCCAGTTGTAGTCGGTGGCTCCACACTCTACCTGCATGCACTTGTACATGGCTTGTCTCCAACAGCACCCTCTGACCCAGATGTACGGACAAACATTGAGAAACGACTTGAAGAACTTGGGAAAGAGGCTCTATATAAGGAGCTTTCGAAGATAGATCCATTGTCAGCCAGCACGATGGATCCAACAAAAACATCCCGCTTGGTGCGTGCACTTGAGGTTTTTGAGCTCACCGGTACGCCTCTATCCAAATTTCATGGCCAACCCACACCGCCTTCCCATGAATTTTGTGTCACGGTACTTACGCTTGAGCGCCCTACCCTTTACCAGCGAATTGAACAGCGAGTAGATCGAATGCTGGAAGAAGGGCTTATGGAAGAGAATCGCCAGATTCGAGATCTGCAATTGGATCGAACATTACCTGCCTTAAAATCAATCGGTTATCAGGAACCGTTGGCTTATTTGGATGGCCACTGTAGCTGGAGTGACATGGTCGAACTCATTAAACGAAATAGCCGGCGCTATGCGAAACGACAATTGACTTGGCTTCGTCGCTATGAGACATATCGTCAAATTTACGCGCAAAGCCCAACTGACGAGTTGCTGGAAACAATCCTGGCTTCACCACAACCATGACTTTATCTCATCCAGAAAACCCAATCGCCCGATTCATTCCCCTGAGTGATTGAGCAATAGAGCAGATCAGGCTGGTTCGGAGCTGGGTTGGAGAACGAATCCAGCCGAAGTGAAAAGAACCATGTTAGATTCAAATTCAGCGAGCATGTTAGCTTTGTTGGTAAGGAATAATTCGCGCCATTGCTGCGAGGTTCTGAAGTGTAAGTCTTCTTCCTGGGCATTCATCTTCCCAAATGATCTTAGGCGATTCGCCAATCGGTCCAGGATCGCTAAAAGTTTGTTCTGGAAGGATGTTGTATATACGGACTCAACTACGATTACTCTGCTTCGACAGACACGCATCGCCTCACGGAGTAGCATTTCAGCGTCTTTTGCATGATGTAATACGTAGTAGAGCAGTACCACGTCAAAATGCTTTGAAGGCCATGGTAAGGGCCCCTGTTTTAATGAAATATGGGGAAGATCTGTTTGATTCATCGAAACAACATCGGCAAGTGAGACACTTGCTCCCAATCCCTTTTGGATGGATTCTCCTACATACCCCTCGGCACAACCTAAATCCAGAACGGTCATTGCACCAATATCTTTCGGGAAAAATGGCTGGATTCTTTTGAATTTTTTACTCGCCCTTGCACGCATCAGACTCTGCAACCATCTTGGAGCATATCGAAGTGTTCCAGCAATGCCCCACCCTGCCCATCCAACAATGACGAACGTCCAATACGGGCCACCCACATAAAGGAGATAGGTCCCTATGGACCATACTCCAAGCCAAATCCAATGCCACCCGTGAGCTTGTAGGCTTGCGGTCAAAAACAACGGAACGAGCAGGTACCAAGGATGAACGGTTGTGCTCAAGACAAGATAGCAGCCTGTTGTAACGAGCATTGCACGTGCCAAAGACCAGCGCTGCAACAGATCCAAGATGTACAAAACTGGGATACTGCAAAGAAATATTAACCGCAGGAAAGGACCCAATTGCTTACTCCAATCCTCTCCGGTTAGCCACTGCAATGCAGATTTCAGGCTATAGTAAAGGCCGGAATTGAATTCAAAAAATCGAGCATACAGATCAAGTGATCCTGAAACGTTAGGTAGGACATATGGGGCGGCAAATGGGAGTGCAAGTAGAATTGCTGTGATTGCGCCCGGCCAGACAGCATTCCAACCATACCGCCTCCACAGGTATGGGAAAAAAAGAAATGGAAATAATTTGATCCAGCCTCCAATTGCAAGAAAAATAGAAGCCCACCTCCCGTGATTATTCTGGGCCAGATAAATCACCAAGATCAGTGCCAACAGAAGTGCCGACTCTGTATGAGCCTGGCCCGCTGTTTCCAGAATGACAACGGGATTCCATGCATATAAAAGGACAAACCCCGCTGAAACAAGCCGAGCCAGTATCAGGATGGCGAATAGCTCGGCTAGAATCAATAATCCTTTGATTAAATAATAGCTCAGAAACCCATCGGGTTGATGCCATGCAGTTCCAAACCAAAAAATCAATTGTGAAACTGGTGGATATACACTGATAAAGGATTTAGAATTCAGGCGCTCAAAGGCGGTATCCTGGTGAAGATCAAAAAGAGATGCGTCTTCTGGAGCGAATTTGTATGGATTTATGCCTTCATGCTGAACAACCCCATCCCATACATAGCGGTAGGCATCATCCGAAAGAGATGGCGGAAGGCCTATGAGAGATAGCCGGAACAGGAAAGCATATACGAGGACCGTTTTAAGGGAAAACTTTCCTATACGCCAGCACAATATCCAGCACACACTCCCAAATATGACCAAACCAAATACGAGAGGGAGATGTCCTCGATCAATAGAGACAAGTCCCAACACAAAAATTGAAGTACATAGCCCAACATGGAACATCCACTGCCATACTGGAATTGACCGCAATAGAGCAATCATTGGCTGTACTATCTTATTGATTGTGCTCCGCTTTTGCTACCATGGAATGATCAACATTACCATGGGGCTGTCAGTAGAATGTGGCCCCCGTGAAGTGAGGGGGCGAGTTGGGAAAATTGACGTAAATTTCTTCTTGGAAGCGCTTCCATACCCTTAATCATCTTTACCAAAATGATACATCCTAAACCAGTTTTGGGCAGAGAAACATTCTTTGTCAGCTTAGCGGCTCTAATTCTTGTTATACTCTCGGCTGGAGTTTTATTCCTTCCGTCGACTGCGCCTCCAGTAGACCGCGGTCTGAAATCTGAAAAATCTAAGTTTATCAAGGATCGGTTTGGTTATCCAGACAAATTCCAGGAGTATTTTGCAGATATTGAAGGACTAAATGATGGATATGCCCCCTACCCGCCCGGGCACAAAATGCGGGAGTTCCAAAAAGCGATTTTGAGAAATGCGAAGCGTGGTCGCGGCACAACCACGTTAAACTGGGTTGAGCGTGGACCAGGTCATGTGGGCGGGAGAAGCCGTGCAATCGTACAGGACCTGACGGATCGTTCCGGGGATACATGGTATGTTGCTTCCGTGGGGGGAGGCGTATGGAAGGCCCGTCGTTCCGAGTCGTTCGGGCTACAAAAGATCGAATGGACGCCGCTGACCGACCATTTGCCCAGTCTTGCAGCAACCACTTTGGATGTATCTCAAAGTAATCCCAACGTGGTATACTTCGGGACCGGAGAGGGCTTTAGCAATGTTGATGCCAGTACCGGAGTTGGAATGTTTAAGTCAACGGATAGTGGAGAAACCTGGACCCATTTAACCGCATCGGCTGTAAGTGTGGATCAGGACTGGCGTTTTATTAACCGACTCGCGATACATCCCGACAATCCAGATATTGTTATTGTCGTAACCAACGGGGCAATATTCCGCACTGAAAATGGAGGAGAGTCGTTCGAAAAAGTCTTAGACACTGGCAGGTTGCGCGTACAGGATCTGAAGGTTAACAAAGATAATTTTAACATTCAGTTTGCGTCAGTCAACGGAACTGCGATTATTAAATCTACCGACGGTGGGAACACATGGGAAGACTCATTTAGAGGTTTCGTATATGGTGCAGGGCGGATTGAGCTGGCGATTTCTGAATCCAACCCTGAAGTTATCTGGGCTTCAGTTCAGGGTCTTGGTGGGAAT
Protein-coding sequences here:
- a CDS encoding class I SAM-dependent methyltransferase, translated to MIALLRSIPVWQWMFHVGLCTSIFVLGLVSIDRGHLPLVFGLVIFGSVCWILCWRIGKFSLKTVLVYAFLFRLSLIGLPPSLSDDAYRYVWDGVVQHEGINPYKFAPEDASLFDLHQDTAFERLNSKSFISVYPPVSQLIFWFGTAWHQPDGFLSYYLIKGLLILAELFAILILARLVSAGFVLLYAWNPVVILETAGQAHTESALLLALILVIYLAQNNHGRWASIFLAIGGWIKLFPFLFFPYLWRRYGWNAVWPGAITAILLALPFAAPYVLPNVSGSLDLYARFFEFNSGLYYSLKSALQWLTGEDWSKQLGPFLRLIFLCSIPVLYILDLLQRWSLARAMLVTTGCYLVLSTTVHPWYLLVPLFLTASLQAHGWHWIWLGVWSIGTYLLYVGGPYWTFVIVGWAGWGIAGTLRYAPRWLQSLMRARASKKFKRIQPFFPKDIGAMTVLDLGCAEGYVGESIQKGLGASVSLADVVSMNQTDLPHISLKQGPLPWPSKHFDVVLLYYVLHHAKDAEMLLREAMRVCRSRVIVVESVYTTSFQNKLLAILDRLANRLRSFGKMNAQEEDLHFRTSQQWRELFLTNKANMLAEFESNMVLFTSAGFVLQPSSEPA
- the miaA gene encoding tRNA (adenosine(37)-N6)-dimethylallyltransferase MiaA, with protein sequence MQPIKSSKTATPIHVITGPTATGKTALGLRLAQALDGEIISADSRQIYKELTIGSAKPTADELAQVPHHFVNELNLGEPYSAGLFAEQASVRIDEVLARGRVPVVVGGSTLYLHALVHGLSPTAPSDPDVRTNIEKRLEELGKEALYKELSKIDPLSASTMDPTKTSRLVRALEVFELTGTPLSKFHGQPTPPSHEFCVTVLTLERPTLYQRIEQRVDRMLEEGLMEENRQIRDLQLDRTLPALKSIGYQEPLAYLDGHCSWSDMVELIKRNSRRYAKRQLTWLRRYETYRQIYAQSPTDELLETILASPQP
- a CDS encoding rhodanese-like domain-containing protein: MAGLSENHVPEITVQELKHLIDKDEQPFILDVREEWEYSTVNLGGHLIPLKQLSDRLDELEPHRKDNMIVVHCRSGGRSAQAVRFLHAAGLTNTKNLRGGTLAWSKEIDSSYPTY